One region of Microbacterium rhizosphaerae genomic DNA includes:
- a CDS encoding ion transporter, producing the protein MARRRERHPRARSELKNLSYEIFIGVLSILSVVNLVLALVIRDPELRDVLLVMNVIFSIIFLIDFTYRITTAPSASRYFFVQYGWADLLASLPLAELKILRLFRVFRVIRLMRELGPRTIARRVLRDRANSALATLLLMGVLVLQYGSLAILKVEEHATGANITDASDALWYTIVTISTVGYGDRYPVTNAGRIIGSFIIIVGVGIFGTFTGYLANAFLGPGKSAEPADQQTDASSADATSTVPTHATAPAASAPAAEPVSAGAAEPATPSPPAPVPAAAPVDGSAAELAQLRELLSRSESALADSEAALAEMRGVLDAAG; encoded by the coding sequence ATGGCCAGAAGACGCGAACGGCATCCGCGGGCGCGGAGCGAGCTGAAGAACCTCTCCTACGAGATCTTCATCGGCGTCCTGTCGATCCTGTCGGTCGTCAACCTCGTCCTCGCGCTCGTCATCAGGGACCCTGAGCTGCGCGACGTCCTTCTCGTGATGAACGTGATCTTCAGCATCATCTTCCTGATCGACTTCACGTACCGCATCACCACGGCGCCCTCTGCGTCGCGCTACTTCTTCGTCCAGTACGGCTGGGCCGACCTGCTGGCGAGCCTTCCCCTGGCGGAGCTCAAGATCCTCCGCCTGTTCCGGGTGTTCCGCGTCATCCGCCTGATGCGGGAGCTCGGCCCGCGCACGATCGCCCGCCGGGTGCTCCGCGATCGCGCGAACAGCGCCCTGGCGACACTGCTCCTCATGGGCGTCCTGGTGCTGCAGTACGGCAGCCTCGCGATCCTCAAGGTCGAGGAGCACGCGACCGGCGCGAACATCACCGATGCCTCCGACGCCCTCTGGTACACGATCGTGACGATCTCGACGGTCGGCTACGGCGATCGCTACCCGGTCACGAACGCCGGTCGCATCATCGGCTCCTTCATCATCATCGTGGGCGTCGGCATCTTCGGAACCTTCACCGGCTACCTCGCCAACGCCTTCCTCGGGCCGGGCAAGTCGGCGGAGCCCGCCGACCAGCAGACGGATGCCTCGTCCGCCGATGCCACGAGCACGGTGCCGACGCATGCCACTGCTCCTGCGGCTTCGGCACCTGCTGCCGAACCCGTGTCGGCAGGCGCAGCCGAACCCGCCACTCCCTCGCCTCCCGCGCCGGTGCCGGCGGCGGCCCCGGTCGACGGCTCGGCCGCCGAGCTCGCTCAGCTGCGCGAGCTGCTCAGCCGGTCGGAGTCGGCCCTCGCCGACTCGGAGGCGGCGCTCGCCGAGATGCGCGGCGTCCTCGACGCGGCCGGCTGA
- a CDS encoding DUF3618 domain-containing protein: MSDDPDVIRANIEVTRAELGGDVDALADKVTPSKIADRQMNKVKGVFRTLGDKVMGTAEAAGDSLDDAREATMDAGRQVVVKAQGNPVAVGLIAFGIGLLTASLIPPSDAERKLAAQAKDAAQPMIDEVSEAGQQAAQHLKQPAQDAVQAVKETAQDATENITSEATDRTNDVIDDAKDAGRRFQDGS, from the coding sequence ATGAGCGACGACCCTGATGTCATCCGCGCGAACATCGAGGTGACGCGCGCCGAACTGGGCGGAGACGTCGATGCGCTCGCCGACAAGGTGACGCCGAGCAAGATCGCCGACCGCCAGATGAACAAGGTGAAGGGCGTGTTCCGCACCCTCGGCGACAAGGTGATGGGAACCGCCGAGGCGGCGGGAGACAGTCTCGACGACGCACGGGAGGCCACCATGGATGCCGGCAGGCAGGTGGTCGTGAAGGCTCAGGGCAACCCCGTCGCGGTGGGACTCATCGCGTTCGGGATCGGGCTGCTCACCGCATCCCTCATCCCGCCCAGCGATGCGGAGCGCAAGCTCGCCGCGCAGGCGAAGGATGCCGCGCAGCCGATGATCGACGAGGTGTCCGAAGCCGGCCAGCAGGCCGCGCAGCACCTGAAGCAGCCGGCTCAGGATGCGGTCCAGGCGGTCAAGGAGACCGCGCAGGACGCCACCGAGAACATCACGTCCGAGGCGACGGACCGCACGAACGACGTGATCGACGACGCGAAGGACGCCGGCCGCCGCTTCCAGGACGGCAGCTGA
- a CDS encoding SRPBCC family protein, which yields MTSRVTAEIEIDAPVRVAYDQWTQFEELPEFMHNVNSVRQIDDETTHWVAQIGGVTREFDARITDQVPDDHIAWESVDGRLLAGRVEFQPIDGDRTRVTLSMEWEPETFTEKAGAALQLDDLAVEQDLHRFKRLIEDQGMATGGWRGEVHGGDATGATAGRLAEDL from the coding sequence ATGACGAGCCGAGTCACCGCCGAAATCGAGATCGATGCCCCGGTCCGGGTCGCGTACGACCAGTGGACCCAGTTCGAGGAGCTTCCCGAGTTCATGCACAACGTGAACTCCGTACGCCAGATCGACGACGAGACCACGCACTGGGTCGCGCAGATCGGCGGCGTGACCCGGGAGTTCGACGCCCGCATCACCGATCAGGTGCCCGACGACCACATCGCCTGGGAGAGCGTCGACGGGCGGTTGCTGGCGGGACGCGTCGAGTTCCAGCCCATCGACGGCGACCGGACACGTGTCACGCTGAGCATGGAGTGGGAGCCCGAGACCTTCACCGAGAAAGCCGGCGCGGCGCTGCAGCTGGACGACCTCGCAGTCGAGCAGGACCTCCACCGCTTCAAGAGGCTGATCGAGGACCAGGGCATGGCGACGGGCGGCTGGCGCGGCGAGGTGCACGGCGGCGACGCCACCGGTGCGACGGCCGGCAGGCTCGCAGAGGATCTCTGA
- the lgt gene encoding prolipoprotein diacylglyceryl transferase — MKITSIPSPPPAWAQFQLGPLTIHTYALCIIAGIIAAVWITGRRLAKRGVDAGFAIDAALWAVPLGIICARFYHVFTHVGDYFFPGANLWNVFAIWDGGNAIYGALIGGALGIWIACRRAGVRFWTFADALAPALLVAQSLGRFGNYFNHELYGIPTTLPWGLQIESTNPKFPPGLPAGTLFHPLFLYEIIWNLVGFAVLLLLERRFTLQWGKMLALYLIWYGTGRSYLESIRIDPSSNSFLGIPANVWASFVAVILGVVLLVVQSRRHPGAEPSPFTRPDSRARRKDPVAPAGESEEQISRS, encoded by the coding sequence GTGAAGATCACCAGCATCCCCAGCCCTCCCCCGGCGTGGGCCCAGTTCCAGCTCGGACCGCTCACCATCCACACGTACGCGCTGTGCATCATCGCGGGCATCATCGCGGCCGTGTGGATCACGGGCAGACGACTCGCGAAACGCGGGGTGGATGCCGGGTTCGCCATCGATGCCGCGCTGTGGGCCGTGCCCCTCGGGATCATCTGCGCGCGGTTCTACCACGTGTTCACGCACGTGGGGGACTACTTCTTCCCCGGTGCGAACCTGTGGAACGTCTTCGCGATCTGGGACGGCGGCAACGCCATCTACGGAGCGCTGATCGGCGGCGCGCTCGGCATCTGGATCGCCTGCCGCCGCGCCGGCGTCCGCTTCTGGACCTTCGCCGACGCGCTCGCGCCGGCGCTGCTGGTCGCCCAGTCCCTCGGCCGGTTCGGCAATTACTTCAACCACGAGCTGTACGGCATCCCCACCACCCTTCCCTGGGGCCTGCAGATCGAGTCGACCAACCCGAAGTTCCCGCCGGGACTGCCGGCGGGCACCCTGTTCCACCCGCTGTTCCTGTACGAGATCATCTGGAACCTGGTCGGCTTCGCCGTGCTGCTCCTGCTCGAGCGGCGCTTCACGCTCCAGTGGGGCAAGATGCTCGCGCTGTACCTCATCTGGTACGGCACCGGCCGCAGCTACCTCGAGTCGATCCGCATCGACCCCTCGAGCAACAGTTTCCTCGGCATCCCCGCGAACGTCTGGGCCTCGTTCGTCGCCGTCATCCTCGGCGTCGTCCTGCTCGTCGTGCAGTCGCGCCGCCATCCCGGCGCCGAGCCGTCTCCGTTCACGCGACCCGATTCGCGGGCCCGCCGCAAGGATCCGGTGGCCCCTGCCGGCGAGTCCGAGGAACAGATCTCGCGCTCCTGA
- a CDS encoding phage holin family protein, producing the protein MTGEPMTPSERRATDESLGELLSDVTRDLSTLIRQEMELARAEFTRMAVRASRSAGLFGGAGYAALMAVFFLSIALWWGLGYVMGNAWSAVVVAVIWAIIGLILYLAGRNQLKTVEGMPQTVETVKEIPETLKRNGENR; encoded by the coding sequence ATGACCGGTGAGCCGATGACGCCTTCCGAGAGACGGGCGACGGACGAGTCGCTGGGCGAGCTCCTCAGCGACGTCACACGCGATCTGTCGACGCTGATCCGTCAGGAGATGGAGCTCGCGAGGGCCGAGTTCACGCGGATGGCCGTGCGCGCCAGCCGCAGCGCAGGCCTGTTCGGCGGCGCCGGCTACGCGGCCCTGATGGCGGTCTTCTTCCTGTCGATCGCCCTCTGGTGGGGGCTGGGCTACGTGATGGGCAACGCCTGGTCTGCCGTCGTGGTCGCCGTGATCTGGGCGATCATCGGCCTGATCCTCTACCTGGCCGGACGCAATCAGCTGAAGACGGTGGAAGGGATGCCGCAGACCGTCGAGACGGTCAAGGAGATCCCCGAGACCCTGAAACGAAACGGAGAGAACCGATGA
- a CDS encoding LysR family transcriptional regulator, with protein sequence MDLDLRLVRSFVAVADELHFGRAAARLHVSQPALSRQIRRLEDDLGFTLFARDSRRVALTPQGARFLKDARPLLAQAARMMHPDDPGIRIAHIFDLDTGRLVADAFAERHPDVPVIASSMDSRRQFDALVAGLLDIGILRLTPSMVGEHPTGWRHRPLRLEPFWLVGRSGGRVAETVSLRERPVEVFGDPLGSALFNAHGAYLRALEAHSDLAFRWLGNPGTFDQCLPHVRRATDAAYLLEFESYALRYRRLGIPIHRPAELQPVYPWSIVWREDPNPPAVADFLDVAAEQARERDWLTPESAAPLWQPSSG encoded by the coding sequence GTGGACCTCGATCTTCGGCTCGTGCGCTCCTTCGTCGCGGTGGCCGACGAGCTGCACTTCGGACGTGCGGCGGCGCGCCTGCACGTCAGCCAGCCCGCCCTCTCGCGACAGATCCGCCGCCTCGAGGACGACCTCGGCTTCACGCTGTTCGCGCGCGACAGCCGGCGCGTGGCGCTGACGCCGCAGGGAGCGCGCTTCCTGAAGGACGCGCGCCCGCTCCTGGCTCAGGCGGCCAGAATGATGCACCCCGACGACCCGGGCATCCGGATCGCCCACATCTTCGACCTCGACACCGGGCGGCTCGTCGCAGACGCGTTCGCCGAGCGGCATCCCGACGTCCCGGTGATCGCCAGCTCGATGGACAGCCGGCGGCAGTTCGACGCGCTCGTGGCGGGTCTGCTCGACATCGGGATCCTCCGCCTGACGCCGTCGATGGTCGGGGAGCATCCCACCGGATGGCGCCATCGCCCGCTGCGGCTGGAGCCGTTCTGGCTGGTGGGACGTTCGGGCGGCCGCGTCGCCGAGACCGTTTCGCTGCGCGAGCGCCCGGTCGAGGTCTTCGGCGACCCCCTCGGCTCCGCCCTGTTCAACGCCCACGGCGCCTACCTGCGGGCGCTCGAGGCGCACAGCGATCTGGCCTTCCGCTGGCTCGGCAACCCCGGAACGTTCGACCAGTGCCTCCCGCACGTGCGGCGGGCGACGGATGCCGCGTACCTCCTCGAGTTCGAGTCGTACGCGCTGCGCTACCGGCGGCTCGGCATCCCCATCCATCGCCCCGCCGAGCTCCAGCCCGTCTATCCGTGGTCGATCGTGTGGCGCGAGGACCCGAATCCACCCGCCGTGGCCGACTTCCTCGACGTCGCCGCGGAGCAGGCGCGGGAGCGCGACTGGCTGACGCCGGAGTCGGCGGCGCCGCTGTGGCAGCCCTCGTCGGGGTGA
- a CDS encoding alpha/beta fold hydrolase, with protein sequence MAESPRPVVFIHGLWLHATSWGPWIEKFRAAGYEPVAPGWPNEADTVAAARENPDAVADIGIDEAADHFAEVANGLGDDTILIGHSFGGLLAEKLLGEGVGAGAVAIDPAQIKGVLPLPLAQLRSGFPVLGNPANRHKAISLTKEQFRYGFGNALDQEESDALYERWTIPSPGRPLFQAAGANFSMHSPAAVDTKREPRGPLLLISGTADHTVPDVVTRSTLKQYRDAMTVNELQQFEGRGHSLTIDHGWADVADAVLEWLTVQGL encoded by the coding sequence ATGGCCGAAAGCCCTCGTCCCGTCGTCTTCATCCACGGCCTCTGGCTGCACGCCACGAGCTGGGGCCCCTGGATCGAGAAGTTCCGCGCCGCCGGTTACGAGCCGGTCGCCCCCGGGTGGCCGAACGAGGCCGACACGGTCGCCGCGGCGCGCGAGAATCCGGATGCCGTCGCCGACATCGGCATCGACGAGGCGGCAGACCACTTCGCCGAGGTGGCGAACGGTCTCGGCGACGACACGATCCTCATCGGGCACTCGTTCGGCGGGCTCCTCGCCGAGAAGCTCCTCGGGGAGGGCGTCGGCGCGGGCGCCGTCGCGATCGACCCGGCGCAGATCAAGGGCGTGCTGCCGCTCCCGCTGGCACAGCTGAGGTCCGGGTTCCCCGTGCTGGGCAACCCCGCCAACCGGCACAAGGCCATCTCCCTGACGAAGGAGCAGTTCCGCTACGGCTTCGGCAATGCGCTGGACCAGGAGGAGTCGGACGCCCTGTACGAGCGCTGGACCATCCCGTCGCCGGGGCGCCCGCTGTTCCAGGCCGCGGGAGCGAACTTCTCGATGCACTCGCCCGCCGCCGTCGACACGAAGCGCGAGCCGCGGGGGCCGCTGCTGCTGATCTCGGGGACGGCCGACCACACCGTGCCCGACGTCGTCACCCGTTCGACCCTCAAGCAGTACCGGGATGCGATGACCGTGAACGAGCTCCAGCAGTTCGAGGGGCGCGGGCACTCCCTGACGATCGACCACGGCTGGGCCGATGTCGCGGACGCCGTCCTGGAGTGGCTCACGGTGCAGGGTCTCTGA
- a CDS encoding three-helix bundle dimerization domain-containing protein, with product MDTQSEQRALEEAIARLSERFPSVDRDTIATIVREEYGSLSGARVRDYVPVLAENAATDRLRKIAKMVQPVVPENLGDFEPIDAEVSLDPYEIQARSERPALLDGDLTND from the coding sequence GTGGACACACAGAGCGAACAGCGCGCCCTCGAGGAGGCCATCGCCCGCCTGTCGGAGCGGTTCCCCTCGGTCGATCGCGACACCATCGCGACGATCGTCCGGGAGGAGTACGGCAGCCTGAGCGGTGCACGGGTGCGCGATTACGTTCCCGTGCTCGCCGAGAACGCCGCCACCGATCGTCTCCGCAAGATCGCGAAGATGGTCCAGCCGGTCGTGCCCGAGAACCTCGGCGACTTCGAGCCGATCGACGCAGAGGTGAGCCTGGACCCCTACGAGATCCAGGCGCGGTCCGAGCGGCCGGCTCTGCTGGACGGCGATCTCACCAACGACTGA
- a CDS encoding SDR family NAD(P)-dependent oxidoreductase: MDLGLEGTVAIVTGAGRGIGLAVTRTLVAEGARVLAASRSITPDLAALAEAGGVTAIAADLTDPSVADELVARAGDLGPVGILVNNVGGVRPRTGGFAAVSDDEWMGTFQLDALTAIRMTRAALPVMRDARRGSVVTVASVNARLPDPAVIDYSAAKAALVNFSKSLSKEVGADGIRVNTVSPGPVATDLWLGDGGVAATVSAAAGAERAQIVAGAEASMVTGRFTKPEEVAALVVFLASDLVAGNITGADFVIDGGLTAEL; encoded by the coding sequence GTGGATCTCGGCCTCGAGGGCACCGTTGCCATCGTCACGGGCGCGGGCCGGGGGATCGGCCTCGCCGTGACCCGGACCCTCGTCGCCGAGGGTGCACGGGTGCTCGCCGCCTCGCGCAGCATCACCCCCGATCTGGCGGCGCTCGCCGAGGCCGGTGGCGTGACCGCGATCGCCGCCGACCTCACCGATCCGAGCGTCGCGGACGAGCTCGTCGCGCGGGCCGGCGACCTCGGCCCCGTCGGCATCCTCGTGAACAACGTGGGCGGCGTGCGTCCGCGCACGGGCGGCTTCGCCGCGGTCTCCGACGACGAGTGGATGGGCACGTTCCAGCTCGATGCGCTCACGGCGATCCGGATGACGCGCGCAGCGCTCCCCGTGATGCGCGACGCACGGCGGGGCTCGGTCGTCACGGTCGCGTCGGTCAACGCGCGGCTGCCCGATCCCGCGGTCATCGACTACAGCGCGGCGAAGGCCGCGCTCGTGAACTTCTCGAAGTCGCTGTCGAAAGAGGTCGGCGCCGACGGTATCCGCGTCAACACGGTCAGCCCCGGACCCGTCGCCACGGACCTGTGGCTCGGCGACGGGGGAGTGGCCGCGACCGTGTCCGCCGCCGCAGGCGCCGAGCGCGCGCAGATCGTCGCCGGTGCGGAGGCGTCGATGGTCACGGGTCGCTTCACGAAGCCGGAGGAGGTCGCAGCGCTCGTCGTGTTCCTCGCCAGCGATCTGGTCGCCGGCAACATCACGGGCGCCGACTTCGTCATCGACGGCGGCCTGACAGCGGAGTTGTAG
- a CDS encoding amino acid permease, producing the protein MLAAQDFSSEEEGYHKTLLPRQIQMIAIGGAIGTGLFLGAGGRLASSGPSLVFVYALCGFFAFLILRALGELVLHRPSSGSFVSYAREFYGEKMAYTAGWLYFLNWAFTSIVDVTAVALYVKFWAPYVPFLQAVPQWAIALVALIVVLSLNLVSVRVFGEMEFWFAMIKVAALVIFLIIGVIFLLFVGHTDVGPTGITVIQDNGGWFPMGAFAPLLAISGVVFAYAAIELVGTAAGETAEPRKIMPRAVNTVVIRIAVFYVGSILLLSLLLPYSTYSADESPFVTFFSHIGSPQAGEVSASIMNFVVLTAALSSLNAGLYSTGRILRSMAVNGSAPLFTMRMSRHGVPYGGILLTSCITLLGVGLNAVVPQQAFEIVLNVSALGIIGGWGTIILCQMKLHRWARAGRIERPSFRLFGAPFTAWLTLAFLVFVLVTMAFTPTGRWVLASLVLIIPLLIIGWFSFRTRIAAAAAAREGHTGTFPVVAERPAIDDPPKMFRKRDD; encoded by the coding sequence ATGCTGGCGGCGCAGGACTTCTCGAGCGAGGAGGAGGGGTACCACAAGACCCTCCTGCCGCGGCAGATCCAGATGATCGCGATCGGCGGCGCGATCGGAACGGGACTGTTCCTGGGCGCCGGCGGCAGACTCGCCAGCTCCGGACCGTCGCTGGTCTTCGTGTACGCGCTGTGCGGGTTCTTCGCGTTCCTGATCCTGCGCGCGCTCGGCGAGCTCGTGCTGCACCGGCCGTCGTCCGGCTCGTTCGTCTCGTACGCCCGGGAGTTCTACGGCGAGAAGATGGCGTACACCGCCGGCTGGCTGTACTTCCTGAACTGGGCGTTCACGTCGATCGTCGATGTCACCGCCGTGGCCCTGTACGTCAAGTTCTGGGCGCCGTACGTCCCCTTCCTGCAGGCCGTGCCGCAGTGGGCGATCGCCCTCGTCGCGCTGATCGTCGTGCTGTCGCTCAACCTCGTGTCGGTGCGGGTCTTCGGCGAGATGGAGTTCTGGTTCGCGATGATCAAGGTCGCCGCGCTGGTGATCTTCCTCATCATCGGCGTGATCTTCCTCCTCTTCGTCGGGCACACGGATGTGGGGCCCACCGGCATCACCGTCATCCAGGACAACGGCGGATGGTTCCCGATGGGCGCGTTCGCGCCGCTCCTCGCGATCAGCGGCGTCGTGTTCGCATACGCGGCGATCGAGCTCGTCGGCACGGCGGCGGGCGAGACCGCGGAGCCGCGGAAGATCATGCCACGCGCGGTCAACACCGTCGTGATCCGGATCGCGGTCTTCTACGTCGGCTCGATCCTGCTGCTGTCGCTCCTGCTGCCGTACAGCACGTACTCGGCGGACGAGTCCCCGTTCGTGACGTTCTTCTCGCACATCGGGTCGCCGCAGGCCGGGGAGGTGTCGGCATCCATCATGAACTTCGTCGTGCTGACCGCCGCCCTGTCGAGCCTGAACGCGGGTCTGTACTCGACCGGACGCATCCTGCGGTCGATGGCGGTGAACGGCTCCGCGCCCCTGTTCACGATGCGGATGAGCCGTCACGGTGTGCCCTACGGCGGCATCCTCCTGACGTCGTGCATCACGCTCCTCGGCGTGGGCCTGAACGCCGTCGTGCCGCAGCAGGCGTTCGAGATCGTGCTGAACGTATCGGCGCTCGGCATCATCGGCGGCTGGGGGACGATCATCCTCTGCCAGATGAAGCTGCACCGGTGGGCGCGGGCCGGCCGCATCGAGCGGCCGTCGTTCCGCCTGTTCGGGGCGCCCTTCACCGCGTGGCTGACGCTCGCCTTCCTGGTGTTCGTCCTGGTGACGATGGCGTTCACGCCGACCGGCCGGTGGGTGCTCGCATCCCTCGTCCTCATCATCCCGCTGCTGATCATCGGCTGGTTCTCATTCCGCACGCGCATCGCGGCCGCGGCCGCTGCACGCGAGGGCCACACCGGCACCTTCCCCGTGGTCGCGGAGCGGCCGGCCATCGACGATCCGCCGAAGATGTTCCGCAAACGCGACGACTGA
- a CDS encoding ATP-dependent DNA ligase, translating to MGRMIYEGSVRLDTDDRTLSHLVVVISSKLRRGESFHFSWRNDASVGDGRTTIWVHPQASLVFEFDGSRRPSYNRSWLEALSVAANSPEGLRIVPEPADSDSGVNVP from the coding sequence ATGGGTCGGATGATCTACGAGGGGTCGGTGCGCCTGGACACGGACGACCGCACCCTGTCGCACCTCGTGGTCGTGATCAGCTCGAAGCTGCGCCGGGGCGAGTCGTTCCACTTCTCCTGGCGCAATGACGCCTCGGTCGGCGACGGACGCACCACCATCTGGGTGCACCCCCAGGCGTCGCTCGTGTTCGAGTTCGACGGCAGCCGCCGCCCGTCCTACAACCGCAGCTGGCTCGAGGCGCTCTCGGTGGCCGCGAACTCCCCCGAGGGTCTGCGCATCGTTCCGGAGCCCGCCGACTCCGACTCAGGAGTGAACGTCCCCTGA
- a CDS encoding glycosyltransferase, producing MRVLFWHLHTSYTNAFVAGRHEYLLPVDTAGDAGCRGLEGHDWPRARGASWRELRGDPVDVVVLQRPGEIDVVHEMTGRRPGRDIPAVYLEHSVPGPDACRSIHPLADSPDIPIVHVSDFNRLYWDSGRARTFVIHPGIPDPGLQYTGELDRIGVVINDPVVHGRAAGTDLLPRFGRIAAVDVFGRGGNELIRSLAADAGGVHAGGDLPPARLATELARHRVYLHPSRWTSLGFALLEAMQLGMPIVAVPGPGIARAVPTDVGVVSADVDVLCHAVADCMEDPELAREMGARARRHALVHYGHERFLRDWDDVLVEVAAGDGRERSLATAERRLS from the coding sequence ATGAGGGTCCTGTTCTGGCACCTGCACACGAGCTACACGAATGCATTCGTCGCGGGTCGGCACGAGTACCTCCTGCCGGTCGACACGGCAGGGGATGCGGGCTGCCGAGGCCTGGAGGGCCACGATTGGCCGCGGGCCCGCGGCGCCTCCTGGCGTGAGCTGCGCGGCGATCCCGTCGACGTCGTCGTGCTGCAGCGCCCCGGGGAGATCGACGTCGTCCACGAGATGACCGGCCGGCGCCCGGGCCGCGACATCCCGGCCGTCTATCTCGAGCACAGCGTGCCGGGCCCCGACGCCTGCCGCAGCATCCACCCGCTCGCCGACAGCCCCGACATCCCGATCGTCCACGTGAGCGACTTCAACCGCCTCTACTGGGACAGCGGCCGTGCGCGCACCTTCGTCATCCACCCTGGGATCCCCGATCCCGGCCTGCAGTACACCGGGGAGCTCGACCGCATCGGGGTCGTGATCAACGATCCGGTCGTGCACGGCCGGGCGGCGGGCACCGACCTGCTTCCGCGCTTCGGACGCATCGCCGCGGTCGACGTGTTCGGGCGCGGCGGCAACGAGCTGATCCGGAGCCTCGCGGCCGACGCCGGGGGTGTCCACGCCGGCGGCGACCTCCCGCCGGCGCGGCTCGCGACGGAGCTCGCCCGGCACCGCGTGTACCTGCATCCCTCACGGTGGACGTCGCTCGGGTTCGCGCTGCTCGAGGCGATGCAGCTCGGCATGCCGATCGTGGCCGTCCCCGGACCGGGGATCGCCCGCGCGGTGCCCACGGATGTCGGGGTGGTGTCGGCGGATGTCGACGTGCTGTGCCATGCGGTCGCCGACTGCATGGAGGATCCGGAGCTCGCCCGGGAGATGGGAGCGCGCGCCCGACGGCACGCGCTCGTGCACTACGGGCACGAGAGATTCCTGCGGGACTGGGACGACGTCCTGGTCGAGGTCGCCGCCGGAGATGGCCGCGAGCGCTCGCTCGCGACGGCGGAGCGGCGACTGTCGTGA
- a CDS encoding DUF7218 family protein: MPRERRSSSIKDPAMYDRLREDGASEEKAARISNAAARSGRKTVARKGARATDYDERTVGELRARAKELGLKGYSGKRKSELISMLRNH, encoded by the coding sequence ATGCCCAGGGAGCGTCGTTCCAGCAGCATCAAGGATCCGGCGATGTATGACCGCCTGCGTGAAGACGGTGCGTCGGAGGAGAAGGCTGCACGCATCTCCAACGCCGCAGCACGCAGCGGACGCAAGACTGTCGCGCGAAAAGGCGCCCGTGCGACCGATTACGACGAGCGCACCGTTGGCGAGTTGCGCGCCCGAGCGAAGGAACTGGGCTTGAAGGGGTATTCCGGAAAGCGGAAGTCCGAGCTCATCTCCATGCTGCGCAACCACTAG
- a CDS encoding SDR family oxidoreductase, with the protein MTALRLLFLGGTGTISHACVTAASAAGHDVTVLHRGRSDRPLPDGVRTVLGDVRDATSMRAAVGGERFDVVLDFLSFVPAHVETVLSVFEGHVGQYVFISSASAYQKPPRSLPVTESTPLRNPFWQYSRDKIACEDLLVGAYRERALPVTIVRPSHTYDERLIPTTGGWTDIARLRDGKPVVVHGDGTTQWTLTHADDFAVAFTGLLGNPAAIGEAYTITGSHAPTWNEIYGWLAEAAGVDDPQFVHIASETIAAFAPDAGPGLIGDKAHSMVFDASKVTRLVPEFRTTITFDEGARRILAFYDAHPESRRVDADVDAAFDRMIAHARAAGA; encoded by the coding sequence ATGACTGCGCTTCGACTCCTCTTCCTCGGCGGCACCGGCACCATCAGCCACGCCTGCGTCACCGCGGCTTCCGCCGCCGGCCACGACGTCACCGTCCTCCACCGCGGGCGCAGCGACCGCCCGCTGCCCGACGGCGTGCGCACCGTCCTCGGCGATGTGCGGGACGCGACCTCGATGCGCGCGGCCGTCGGCGGCGAGCGGTTCGACGTCGTCCTCGACTTCCTGTCGTTCGTGCCCGCACACGTCGAGACGGTGCTCTCCGTGTTCGAGGGCCACGTCGGGCAGTACGTCTTCATCAGCTCCGCATCTGCGTACCAGAAGCCGCCCCGCTCCCTCCCCGTCACCGAGTCGACACCGCTGCGCAACCCGTTCTGGCAGTACTCGCGAGACAAGATCGCCTGCGAAGACCTCCTGGTGGGCGCCTACCGCGAGCGCGCGCTGCCGGTGACGATCGTGCGTCCCTCGCACACCTACGACGAGCGGCTGATCCCGACCACCGGCGGCTGGACAGACATCGCGCGCCTGCGCGACGGCAAGCCGGTGGTCGTGCACGGCGACGGCACGACCCAGTGGACGCTGACGCACGCCGACGACTTCGCCGTCGCCTTCACGGGACTGCTCGGCAACCCCGCCGCCATCGGCGAGGCGTATACGATCACCGGCTCGCACGCGCCGACGTGGAACGAGATCTACGGCTGGCTGGCCGAGGCGGCGGGCGTCGACGACCCGCAGTTCGTCCACATCGCGAGCGAGACGATCGCCGCCTTCGCCCCCGACGCCGGGCCCGGCCTCATCGGCGACAAGGCCCACTCGATGGTCTTCGATGCATCGAAAGTCACGCGTCTCGTCCCCGAGTTCCGCACGACCATCACCTTCGACGAGGGCGCCCGACGCATCCTCGCCTTCTACGATGCGCATCCCGAATCGCGGCGAGTGGATGCCGACGTGGATGCCGCGTTCGACCGGATGATCGCCCACGCCCGCGCAGCGGGCGCTTGA